In Xanthomonas sp. SI, the following are encoded in one genomic region:
- a CDS encoding ATP-binding protein codes for MRWPRWRRAAAAVPPPADARYSLRRRLIATTLGSSIACWLVSLAVIVGVAWTETSDVFDDALEESARLVATFGPGLLHGAAPSEDGDAAADADGGVRLYYQIVDRHGTVLRRSADVPRQPFVPPRQVHGDDATTTVLHAQRLWRVHVLHARAQDLYVQVAQPLQERTELLEDMAENLVWPALALLVLLAALNWWVIRRQLRPLERLAEDIGRQSPQALTAVSAAGQADELRPIVQALNGVLARLGEALQSERRFTADAAHELRTPLAGLRMKIQLMQRSHAATLDPAQRQDLATLRADVDRATALVDNLLMLARLDPQQPGSLACTAVALPALVDAVLADIAPAAAAKRIGVHVDIGVDTVWAHGDLLRSALRNLLDNAVRYGRDEGEVRIDATVVRGATGAPSVVRIVVCDDGPGVASGDLARLTQRFFRVLGNAGQGSGLGLSLVERIVALHGGQLRLDSGGEGMGLAVRIELPQRESVAAG; via the coding sequence ATGAGGTGGCCGCGCTGGCGGCGCGCCGCGGCGGCCGTGCCGCCGCCGGCGGATGCGCGCTATTCGCTGCGCCGGCGGCTGATCGCCACCACGCTGGGATCGAGCATCGCCTGCTGGCTGGTCAGCCTGGCGGTCATCGTCGGCGTGGCCTGGACCGAAACCAGCGACGTGTTCGACGATGCGCTGGAAGAAAGCGCGCGCCTGGTCGCGACCTTCGGTCCCGGCCTGTTGCACGGCGCCGCGCCATCGGAGGACGGCGACGCGGCGGCGGACGCCGACGGCGGCGTGCGCCTGTACTACCAGATCGTCGATCGCCACGGCACGGTGCTGCGCCGCTCGGCGGACGTGCCGCGGCAGCCGTTCGTGCCGCCGCGGCAGGTGCATGGCGACGATGCCACGACCACCGTGCTGCACGCGCAACGGCTGTGGCGCGTGCACGTGCTGCACGCCCGCGCGCAGGATCTCTACGTGCAGGTCGCGCAGCCGCTGCAAGAGCGCACCGAACTGCTCGAGGACATGGCCGAGAACCTGGTATGGCCGGCGCTGGCGCTGCTGGTATTGCTGGCCGCGCTCAACTGGTGGGTGATCCGCCGCCAGCTGCGGCCGCTGGAGCGCCTGGCCGAGGACATCGGCCGGCAATCGCCGCAGGCGTTGACCGCGGTCTCCGCGGCCGGCCAGGCCGACGAGCTGCGTCCGATCGTGCAGGCGCTCAACGGCGTGCTCGCGCGGCTGGGCGAGGCGCTGCAGTCCGAGCGCCGCTTCACCGCCGATGCGGCGCACGAACTGCGCACGCCGCTGGCCGGGCTGCGCATGAAGATCCAGCTGATGCAGCGCAGTCACGCCGCGACCCTGGACCCGGCGCAGCGCCAGGACCTGGCGACGCTGCGCGCCGATGTGGACCGCGCCACGGCGTTGGTGGACAACCTGCTGATGCTGGCGCGGCTGGATCCGCAGCAACCCGGCAGCCTGGCCTGCACGGCCGTGGCGTTGCCGGCGCTGGTCGATGCGGTGCTGGCCGACATCGCGCCCGCGGCGGCGGCCAAGCGCATCGGCGTGCACGTGGACATCGGCGTGGACACGGTCTGGGCGCATGGCGACTTGCTGCGCAGCGCGCTGCGCAACCTGCTCGACAACGCGGTGCGCTACGGCAGGGATGAAGGCGAGGTGCGCATCGACGCCACCGTGGTGCGCGGCGCCACGGGCGCGCCATCGGTGGTGCGCATCGTCGTGTGCGACGACGGCCCCGGCGTGGCCTCGGGCGATCTGGCCCGGCTTACCCAGCGCTTCTTCCGCGTGCTCGGCAATGCCGGGCAGGGCAGCGGGCTGGGCCTGTCGCTGGTGGAGCGCATCGTCGCCCTGCACGGCGGGCAGCTGCGCCTGGACTCCGGTGGCGAGGGCATGGGCCTGGCGGTGCGCATCGAATTGCCGCAGCGCGAGTCGGTGGCGGCCGGCTAG
- a CDS encoding NirD/YgiW/YdeI family stress tolerance protein, translating into MRKILLSTFAAAIAVLASGQAAAQYTGPSSVPVTTVKQLLEQGKDEQQVVLRGNIVSHDGGDRYTFRDATGSVKVEIDAHRLPAGRAFDDKAQVELLGEFDKDFRSAEVEVDEVRFLR; encoded by the coding sequence ATGCGCAAGATCCTTCTTTCCACGTTTGCCGCCGCCATAGCCGTCCTCGCCAGTGGCCAGGCCGCCGCGCAATACACCGGCCCCAGCAGCGTGCCGGTGACCACGGTCAAGCAGTTGCTGGAGCAGGGCAAGGACGAGCAGCAGGTGGTGTTGCGCGGGAACATCGTGTCCCACGATGGCGGCGACCGCTATACCTTCCGCGACGCGACCGGCAGCGTGAAGGTCGAGATCGATGCGCACCGGCTGCCGGCCGGGCGGGCGTTCGACGACAAGGCGCAGGTCGAGCTGCTGGGCGAATTCGACAAGGACTTCCGTTCAGCCGAAGTCGAAGTGGACGAGGTGCGCTTCCTGCGCTGA
- the creB gene encoding two-component system response regulator CreB, whose product MLRAMSASAAPCVLVVEDESAIADTVLYALRSEGYQVRHCLLGREALAQARAGGIDVVVLDVGLPDLGGFEVCRELRSFSQVPVIFLTARNDEIDRVLGLELGADDYMAKPFSPRELVARVRARLRRPAPAASAEAEQGWQRHGAFAIDRDGRRIHYGDAALDLTRYEYALLAALLQRPGAILSRAQLMDRGWDSSADSADRTVDTHIKTLRAKLRAAGAAHDPIRTHRGIGYALES is encoded by the coding sequence ATGCTGCGCGCCATGTCCGCGTCCGCCGCCCCGTGTGTCCTCGTCGTCGAGGACGAATCCGCCATCGCCGATACCGTGCTGTACGCCTTGCGCAGCGAGGGCTACCAGGTGCGGCACTGCCTGCTCGGGCGCGAGGCGCTGGCGCAGGCGCGCGCCGGCGGCATCGACGTGGTGGTGCTGGATGTCGGCCTGCCCGACCTGGGCGGCTTCGAGGTGTGCCGCGAACTGCGCAGCTTCAGCCAGGTGCCGGTGATCTTCCTGACCGCGCGCAACGACGAGATCGACCGCGTGCTCGGCCTGGAGCTGGGCGCCGACGACTACATGGCAAAACCATTCTCGCCACGCGAACTGGTGGCGCGGGTCCGCGCGCGGCTGCGGCGGCCGGCGCCTGCGGCGAGCGCGGAAGCGGAGCAGGGCTGGCAGCGGCACGGCGCGTTCGCGATCGACCGCGACGGCCGCCGCATCCACTACGGCGACGCCGCCCTGGACCTGACCCGCTACGAATACGCGCTGCTGGCCGCGCTGCTGCAGCGCCCCGGGGCCATCCTCAGCCGCGCGCAACTGATGGACCGCGGCTGGGACAGCAGCGCAGACAGCGCCGACCGCACCGTGGATACCCACATCAAGACGCTGCGCGCCAAGCTGCGCGCGGCCGGCGCCGCGCACGACCCGATCCGCACCCATCGCGGCATCGGTTACGCGCTGGAGTCGTGA
- the creC gene encoding two-component system sensor histidine kinase CreC: protein MRLGLRLFLGFFLIVGVAAFFVMRVFVNEVKPGVRQAMESTLVDAANVLAQMASTDLKAGRIDSGAFARDLGAAQRRNPRAMVWRFPKRSVDYRVTITDAAGVVVFDSRGQDLGRDNSRWNDVYRTLRGEYGARSSAEGDGDPNHTVMHVAAPIYDPDDARRLIGVLTLSQPNRSIEPFIVASQRNILLRGAWLIGISALIGLLMTWGLLRGIGRLNRYAQAVSAGEPVPPPPPRRDEIGDLGRALETMRRKLEGKAYVEQYVQSLTHEMKSPLAAIRGAAELLQEPLPDAERQRFVRNIAEQQQRLTETIDKLLALAEVEQHGWLQRRERIALAPLFAQLAEALAPQLRASGVQLQVQAPEAELALAGDPYLLRQALHNLLDNAIAFSPDGGVVVLRAERAADARIALLVEDAGPGVPDYALERVFERFYSLARPATGQRSSGLGLPFVREVARLHGGEASLRNREGGGAVARLSLPAA, encoded by the coding sequence ATGCGGCTGGGGCTGAGGCTGTTCCTGGGCTTCTTCCTGATCGTCGGCGTGGCCGCGTTCTTCGTGATGCGGGTGTTCGTCAACGAGGTCAAGCCGGGCGTGCGCCAGGCGATGGAATCGACCCTGGTGGACGCGGCCAACGTGCTGGCGCAGATGGCCTCCACCGACCTCAAGGCCGGGCGCATCGACAGCGGCGCCTTCGCCCGCGACCTCGGCGCGGCGCAGCGGCGCAATCCGCGCGCGATGGTGTGGCGCTTTCCCAAGCGCAGCGTCGATTACCGGGTCACCATCACCGACGCGGCCGGCGTGGTGGTGTTCGATTCGCGCGGCCAGGACCTGGGCCGCGACAACTCGCGCTGGAACGACGTCTACCGCACCTTGCGCGGCGAATACGGCGCACGCTCCAGCGCCGAGGGCGACGGCGACCCCAACCACACGGTGATGCACGTGGCCGCGCCGATCTACGACCCGGACGACGCCCGGCGCCTGATCGGCGTGCTGACCCTGTCGCAGCCCAACCGCAGCATCGAGCCGTTCATCGTCGCCAGCCAGCGCAATATTTTGTTGCGCGGCGCCTGGCTGATCGGCATCTCCGCGCTGATCGGGCTGCTGATGACCTGGGGCCTGCTGCGCGGCATCGGCCGTCTCAACCGCTACGCGCAGGCGGTCAGCGCCGGCGAGCCGGTGCCGCCGCCGCCGCCGCGCCGCGACGAGATCGGCGATCTGGGCCGTGCGCTGGAGACGATGCGGCGCAAGCTCGAGGGCAAGGCCTATGTCGAGCAGTACGTGCAGTCGCTGACCCACGAGATGAAGAGTCCGCTGGCGGCGATCCGCGGCGCCGCCGAACTGCTGCAGGAACCGCTGCCGGACGCGGAGCGGCAACGTTTCGTGCGCAACATCGCCGAGCAGCAGCAGCGCCTCACCGAAACCATCGACAAGCTGCTGGCGCTGGCCGAGGTGGAACAGCACGGTTGGTTGCAGCGGCGCGAGCGCATCGCGCTGGCGCCGCTGTTCGCGCAACTGGCCGAGGCGCTGGCGCCGCAGCTGCGCGCCAGCGGCGTGCAGTTGCAGGTGCAGGCACCGGAGGCGGAACTGGCGCTGGCCGGGGATCCGTATCTGCTGCGCCAAGCCCTGCACAATCTGCTCGACAACGCGATCGCGTTCTCGCCGGACGGCGGGGTCGTGGTGCTGCGCGCCGAGCGCGCCGCGGACGCGCGCATCGCGCTGCTGGTGGAGGATGCGGGCCCCGGGGTTCCCGATTACGCGCTGGAGCGGGTGTTCGAGCGCTTCTATTCGCTGGCGCGGCCGGCCACCGGACAGCGCAGTTCCGGCCTTGGCCTGCCGTTCGTGCGCGAAGTGGCGCGGCTGCACGGTGGCGAGGCGAGCCTGCGCAACCGCGAGGGCGGCGGCGCCGTGGCGCGGCTGTCGCTGCCGGCGGCCTGA
- the creD gene encoding cell envelope integrity protein CreD: protein MKSLKLVLRFATIGGLILLLLIPLLMIRGTVQDRQRYRDEAVERVSQSKAGEQRLLGPLRVVPWTQVRDVAVVDADGKRSVKRETENGYDVQTPRHLAISGELKPSQRSIGLFKVQVYSWHARLKAQFDDLDYEAVEGRSYGQPYLVVGIQDVRGLVGTPNLRTDGKALALQPGSLALAGQSKGVHALLPALADARQGKLTDLHSVEMEFVLDGTQGLSIVPVGDDNQIALTSPWPHPLFGGRFLPNERRITEQGFQASWALSSLATGAQAQLFSGGEIDALRVDLVDPVDVYTQADRASKYGILFVVLTFVAFALFELIKRLPIHPLQYLLVGLALAIFFLLLLSLSEHIPFWQAYLVSAVACIGLQFFYLSGVLRSRGRAAGFASMLTVLYGALYGLLASEDNALLMGSLLLFGILAAIMWITRKIDWYELGAALR from the coding sequence ATGAAATCCCTCAAGCTCGTTCTGCGATTCGCCACCATCGGCGGGTTGATCCTGTTGTTGCTGATCCCGCTGCTGATGATCCGCGGCACCGTGCAAGACCGCCAGCGCTACCGCGACGAGGCGGTGGAACGCGTGTCGCAAAGCAAGGCCGGCGAACAGCGCCTGCTCGGCCCGTTGCGGGTGGTGCCGTGGACGCAGGTGCGCGATGTCGCGGTGGTCGATGCCGACGGCAAGCGCAGCGTCAAGCGCGAAACCGAAAACGGCTACGACGTGCAGACGCCTAGGCATCTGGCGATCAGCGGCGAGCTGAAGCCGTCGCAGCGCAGCATCGGCCTGTTCAAGGTGCAGGTGTACAGCTGGCACGCGCGGCTCAAGGCGCAGTTCGACGATCTCGACTACGAAGCGGTCGAAGGCCGCAGCTATGGCCAGCCGTATCTGGTGGTCGGCATCCAAGACGTGCGCGGTCTGGTCGGTACGCCCAATCTGCGCACCGACGGCAAGGCGCTGGCGCTGCAGCCGGGTTCGCTGGCGCTGGCCGGCCAATCCAAGGGCGTGCATGCGCTGCTGCCGGCGCTGGCCGATGCGCGCCAGGGCAAGCTCACCGACCTGCACAGCGTGGAAATGGAATTCGTGCTCGACGGCACCCAGGGCCTGTCGATCGTGCCGGTCGGCGACGACAACCAGATCGCGCTGACCTCGCCATGGCCGCATCCGCTGTTCGGCGGCCGCTTCCTGCCCAACGAGCGCCGCATCACCGAGCAGGGCTTCCAGGCCAGCTGGGCGCTGTCGTCGCTGGCCACCGGCGCGCAGGCGCAACTGTTCTCGGGCGGCGAGATCGATGCGCTGCGCGTGGACCTGGTCGACCCGGTCGACGTCTATACCCAGGCCGATCGCGCCAGCAAGTACGGCATCCTGTTCGTGGTGCTGACCTTCGTCGCCTTCGCCCTGTTCGAACTGATCAAGCGCCTGCCGATCCATCCGCTGCAATACCTGCTGGTCGGCCTGGCGCTGGCGATCTTCTTCCTGCTGCTGCTCAGCCTGTCCGAGCACATCCCGTTCTGGCAGGCGTACCTGGTCTCGGCAGTGGCCTGCATCGGCCTGCAGTTCTTCTACCTGTCCGGGGTGTTGCGCAGCCGCGGCCGCGCCGCCGGCTTCGCCAGCATGCTCACCGTGCTGTACGGCGCGCTGTACGGATTGCTGGCCTCGGAAGACAACGCCTTGCTGATGGGCTCGCTGCTGCTGTTCGGCATCCTCGCCGCGATCATGTGGATCACCCGCAAGATCGACTGGTACGAACTCGGCGCGGCACTGCGCTGA
- a CDS encoding GNAT family N-acetyltransferase: MDSPLPIQRLRGAQIAPFLDDVARLRIAVFRDWPYLYAGDLDYEREYLSAYAASPDSVFVLARDGERVVGASTGLPLADDAEAFGAAFADSAIAVTDVFYFGESVLLPAYRGRGVGHAFFDHRQAHARALGRFRLTAFCAVDRDPDDPRRPPGYRGNDAFWHKRGYVRQPSLRMQLAWDEIDRGEILHTLSFWTRPLEPAA, encoded by the coding sequence ATGGACTCTCCGCTTCCCATCCAGCGCCTGCGCGGCGCGCAGATCGCCCCGTTCCTGGACGATGTCGCGCGGCTGCGCATCGCCGTGTTCCGCGACTGGCCATATCTGTATGCCGGCGACCTTGACTACGAGCGCGAGTATCTGTCCGCCTATGCCGCCTCGCCCGACAGCGTGTTCGTGCTGGCGCGCGACGGCGAGCGCGTGGTCGGCGCCTCCACCGGGCTGCCGCTCGCCGACGATGCCGAGGCATTCGGCGCGGCGTTCGCCGACAGCGCCATCGCGGTCACGGACGTGTTCTATTTCGGCGAATCGGTGCTGCTGCCCGCGTATCGCGGCCGCGGCGTCGGCCATGCCTTCTTCGATCATCGCCAAGCGCATGCGCGCGCGCTCGGCCGCTTCCGCCTGACCGCGTTCTGCGCGGTGGACCGCGATCCCGACGATCCGCGCCGCCCGCCCGGCTACCGCGGCAACGACGCGTTCTGGCACAAGCGCGGCTATGTGCGGCAGCCGTCGCTGCGGATGCAGCTGGCGTGGGACGAAATCGACCGCGGCGAGATCCTGCATACCCTGAGTTTCTGGACCCGGCCACTGGAGCCTGCCGCATGA
- a CDS encoding carbon-nitrogen hydrolase family protein — MKIAVAKYPIGAPVDFAAFADKQAALIGQAAQAGAQLAVLPEYLSLELAATFASAVSEDLPASLAAIQALHPQYLALFAQLAQRHRLHLVAGSFLLASGEGRYRNRAYWFAPDGSHGWQDKLQLTGFEKATGLIDGGDALKVFAAGENVRAGVAVCYDSEFPLPVRAQYEAGARLLVVPSCTDTEAGATRVRIGCLARALENRIFVAQSVTAGLAEWSPALDVNTGEAAIYAPMDAGFPADGIVAQTQGEQVWALAELDFAAFEASRARAQVANDRDWRGQLAPAIVRAELGGFE, encoded by the coding sequence ATGAAGATCGCTGTCGCCAAATACCCGATCGGCGCGCCGGTCGATTTCGCCGCCTTCGCCGACAAGCAGGCGGCCTTGATCGGCCAGGCCGCGCAGGCCGGCGCGCAGCTGGCGGTGCTGCCGGAATACCTGTCGCTGGAACTGGCCGCGACCTTCGCCAGCGCCGTGTCCGAGGACCTGCCGGCCTCGCTGGCGGCGATCCAGGCACTGCACCCGCAGTACCTGGCGTTGTTCGCGCAGTTGGCGCAGCGGCATCGCCTGCATCTGGTCGCCGGCAGCTTCCTGCTGGCCAGCGGCGAGGGCCGCTACCGCAACCGCGCCTACTGGTTCGCGCCCGACGGCAGCCACGGCTGGCAGGACAAGCTGCAGCTGACCGGCTTCGAGAAGGCCACCGGCCTGATCGACGGCGGCGACGCGCTGAAGGTGTTCGCCGCGGGCGAGAACGTGCGCGCCGGCGTGGCGGTCTGCTACGACAGCGAGTTCCCGCTGCCGGTGCGCGCCCAGTACGAGGCCGGCGCGCGACTGCTGGTGGTGCCCAGCTGCACCGACACCGAGGCCGGCGCCACCCGCGTGCGCATCGGCTGCCTGGCGCGCGCGCTGGAAAACCGGATCTTCGTCGCCCAGTCGGTGACCGCCGGGCTGGCCGAGTGGAGCCCGGCGCTGGACGTGAACACCGGCGAGGCGGCGATCTACGCGCCGATGGACGCCGGCTTCCCGGCCGACGGCATCGTCGCGCAGACCCAGGGCGAGCAGGTCTGGGCGCTGGCCGAGCTGGACTTCGCCGCGTTCGAGGCCAGCCGCGCCCGCGCCCAGGTCGCCAACGACCGCGACTGGCGCGGTCAGCTGGCGCCGGCCATCGTGCGCGCGGAGCTGGGCGGCTTCGAGTAG